One genomic segment of Sander lucioperca isolate FBNREF2018 chromosome 10, SLUC_FBN_1.2, whole genome shotgun sequence includes these proteins:
- the them4 gene encoding acyl-coenzyme A thioesterase THEM4 isoform X1, with protein MARSLGRICKGFQRLGSLSSIQTQLRQPSTSVSVSVRGTTLIRTMVQALPSLFSSKPRDFSLPNSSWGSEMMQLYEHYNSQCEVETEGGEKQEGPWRRLPSYNRLLKYATGGVYLSKIIQSKARLFTRNIRDPGAAFEYVLFVNSEEQKCVCVFQAGHLLEGPPGHVHGGAIATMIDTVTGTHATILSGPVMTANLNINYRSPIPLGSTVLLESSLDKKEGRKTFISCKVTSSDGSKLHTETTALFLSINFSHLLLGE; from the exons ATGGCAAGGAGCCTTGGTCGAATATGCAAGGGCTTTCAACGCCTCGGCTCACTCTCATCTATACAGACTCAACTCAGACAACCGTCTACCAGCGTTTCAGTTTCAGTCAGGGGGACCACCCTTATACGGACCATGGTG CAGGCGCTGCCATCGCTCTTTTCCTCCAAGCCCCGGGACTTCAGCCTGCCTAACTCCTCATGGGGCTCGGAAATGATGCAGTTGTACGAGCATTATAACAGTCAGTGTGAGGTCgagacggagggaggagagaaacaGGAAGGGCCGTGGCGGAGACTTCCAAGCTACAATCGCCTCCTCAAGTATGCTACAG GTGGAGTGTATCTTAGTAAGATAATCCAGTCAAAAGCTCGTCTTTTTACCCGGAACATCAGAGACCCGGGGGCAGCATTTgagtatgttttgtttgttaacagtgaggagcagaagtgtgtgtgtgttttccaggcTGGACATCTTCTGGAGGGGCCACCAGG ACATGTCCACGGGGGGGCAATAGCCACTATGATTGATACTGTGACAGGGACTCATGCAACTATACTCTCTGGACCTGTAATGACTGCCAACCTTAACATCAACTACCGCAG TCCCATCCCCCTGGGAAGCACAGTGTTGCTTGAATCCTCTCTGGATAAGAAGGAAGGCAGAAAAACGTTTATTTCATGTAAAGTGACCAGCAGCGATGGCTCCAAACTGCACACAGAAACAACAG CACTGTTCCTGTCAATCAATTTCAGCCACCTACTACTGGGAGAGTGA
- the them4 gene encoding acyl-coenzyme A thioesterase THEM4 isoform X2 produces the protein MARSLGRICKGFQRLGSLSSIQTQLRQPSTSVSVSVRGTTLIRTMVALPSLFSSKPRDFSLPNSSWGSEMMQLYEHYNSQCEVETEGGEKQEGPWRRLPSYNRLLKYATGGVYLSKIIQSKARLFTRNIRDPGAAFEYVLFVNSEEQKCVCVFQAGHLLEGPPGHVHGGAIATMIDTVTGTHATILSGPVMTANLNINYRSPIPLGSTVLLESSLDKKEGRKTFISCKVTSSDGSKLHTETTALFLSINFSHLLLGE, from the exons ATGGCAAGGAGCCTTGGTCGAATATGCAAGGGCTTTCAACGCCTCGGCTCACTCTCATCTATACAGACTCAACTCAGACAACCGTCTACCAGCGTTTCAGTTTCAGTCAGGGGGACCACCCTTATACGGACCATGGTG GCGCTGCCATCGCTCTTTTCCTCCAAGCCCCGGGACTTCAGCCTGCCTAACTCCTCATGGGGCTCGGAAATGATGCAGTTGTACGAGCATTATAACAGTCAGTGTGAGGTCgagacggagggaggagagaaacaGGAAGGGCCGTGGCGGAGACTTCCAAGCTACAATCGCCTCCTCAAGTATGCTACAG GTGGAGTGTATCTTAGTAAGATAATCCAGTCAAAAGCTCGTCTTTTTACCCGGAACATCAGAGACCCGGGGGCAGCATTTgagtatgttttgtttgttaacagtgaggagcagaagtgtgtgtgtgttttccaggcTGGACATCTTCTGGAGGGGCCACCAGG ACATGTCCACGGGGGGGCAATAGCCACTATGATTGATACTGTGACAGGGACTCATGCAACTATACTCTCTGGACCTGTAATGACTGCCAACCTTAACATCAACTACCGCAG TCCCATCCCCCTGGGAAGCACAGTGTTGCTTGAATCCTCTCTGGATAAGAAGGAAGGCAGAAAAACGTTTATTTCATGTAAAGTGACCAGCAGCGATGGCTCCAAACTGCACACAGAAACAACAG CACTGTTCCTGTCAATCAATTTCAGCCACCTACTACTGGGAGAGTGA
- the them4 gene encoding acyl-coenzyme A thioesterase THEM4 isoform X3, which produces MLKALPSLFSSKPRDFSLPNSSWGSEMMQLYEHYNSQCEVETEGGEKQEGPWRRLPSYNRLLKYATGGVYLSKIIQSKARLFTRNIRDPGAAFEYVLFVNSEEQKCVCVFQAGHLLEGPPGHVHGGAIATMIDTVTGTHATILSGPVMTANLNINYRSPIPLGSTVLLESSLDKKEGRKTFISCKVTSSDGSKLHTETTALFLSINFSHLLLGE; this is translated from the exons ATGCTGAAG GCGCTGCCATCGCTCTTTTCCTCCAAGCCCCGGGACTTCAGCCTGCCTAACTCCTCATGGGGCTCGGAAATGATGCAGTTGTACGAGCATTATAACAGTCAGTGTGAGGTCgagacggagggaggagagaaacaGGAAGGGCCGTGGCGGAGACTTCCAAGCTACAATCGCCTCCTCAAGTATGCTACAG GTGGAGTGTATCTTAGTAAGATAATCCAGTCAAAAGCTCGTCTTTTTACCCGGAACATCAGAGACCCGGGGGCAGCATTTgagtatgttttgtttgttaacagtgaggagcagaagtgtgtgtgtgttttccaggcTGGACATCTTCTGGAGGGGCCACCAGG ACATGTCCACGGGGGGGCAATAGCCACTATGATTGATACTGTGACAGGGACTCATGCAACTATACTCTCTGGACCTGTAATGACTGCCAACCTTAACATCAACTACCGCAG TCCCATCCCCCTGGGAAGCACAGTGTTGCTTGAATCCTCTCTGGATAAGAAGGAAGGCAGAAAAACGTTTATTTCATGTAAAGTGACCAGCAGCGATGGCTCCAAACTGCACACAGAAACAACAG CACTGTTCCTGTCAATCAATTTCAGCCACCTACTACTGGGAGAGTGA
- the si:dkey-87o1.2 gene encoding uncharacterized protein si:dkey-87o1.2, translated as MKLAICLAFLSVAVVAVMIFQAVRQELNLRVLKSRTVENTEQIKRKENTIIEVKSKIQAMKSKLVFVNTNIDTLKKKKTDSDQKAQDLSKNLQTCNTEKEDVEKKTSGMRESMTKLKADHEQAKKKAEEDIQSLKQQILDRDKAICAFADTSKEEARRLCGL; from the exons ATGAAGCTCGCGATTTGTTTGGCCTTCCTGAGTGTGGCTGTGGTGGCTGTAATGATTTTCCAGGCCGTGCGCCAGGAGTTGAACCTGCGTGTTTTGAAAAGCCGCACGGTGGAGAACACTGAGCAGATCAAGAGGAAAGAGAATACCATCATCGAAGTGAAAAGCAAAATCCAGGCGATGAAATCAAAGCTGGTGTTCGTCAACACCAACATAGATAcgctgaagaagaagaagacagacaGTGACCAAAAAGCACAGGACCTCAGTAAAAATCTGCAGACCTGTAACACAGAGAAG GAAGATGTTGAGAAGAAGACCTCAGGTATGAGAGAGAGCATGACTAAACTCAAAG CTGATCACGAACAGGCTAAAAAGAAGGCTGAAGAGGACATTCAGAGCTTGAAACAACAGATTTTGGATAGAGACAAAGCTATTTGTGCCTTTGCCGATACATCCAAGGAGGAAGCACG GAGGCTGTGTGGACTCTAA
- the zgc:174935 gene encoding neurofilament medium polypeptide isoform X2 translates to MKVQFLIPVALVVSVALVGVMKIRQKEQEKEEKRNKFIDIKLRVSYDVLGEYQSDKAETETKLEKTQTELKALIEEANMAQAKADKAKGEVDICQGGQKLAKDGLGSLETEINNLKAEHDKEKTSWTTQLETQKQQLAARSTVCNFLKADSHVASNLCGVIEAPKPEAPKAEAPKPEAPKAEAPKPEAPKAEAPKPEAPKAEAPKPEAPKAEAPKKR, encoded by the exons ATGAAGGTACAGTTTCTGATACCTGTGGCATTAGTCGTGTCTGTCGCTTTGGTTGGGGTCATGAAAATACGGCAAAAAGAGCAGGAGAAGGAGGAAAAACGGAACAAGTTTATAGACATCAAGCTGCGGGTGTCCTACGATGTGCTGGGAGAGTATCAGAGCGATAAGGCAGAGACGGAGACCAAGCTGGAGAAGACCCAAACTGAGCTGAAAGCGCTGATAGAGGAAGCGAACATGGCCCAGGCCAAAGCCGATAAGGCGAAGGGTGAAGTGGACATCTGCCAGGGAGGCCAG AAATTGGCAAAAGATGGGCTGGGATCATTagagacagaaataaataatcTCAAAG CTGAACATGATAAGGAGAAGACCAGCTGGACAACACAACTggaaacacagaaacagcaactaGCAGCACGGAGCacagtgtgtaactttttgaaagCAGACTCACATGTAGCAAG CAATCTGTGTGGAGTGATTGAGGCCCCTAAACCAGAAGCACCtaaagcagag gcacctaaaCCAGAAGCACCTAAAGCAGAGGCCCCTAAACCAGAAGCACCTAAAGCAGAGGCCCCTAAACCAGAAGCACCTAAAGCAGAGGCCCCTAAACCAGAAGCACCTAAAGCAGAGGCTCCCAAGAAGAGATGA
- the zgc:174935 gene encoding neurofilament medium polypeptide isoform X3, whose amino-acid sequence MKVQFLIPVALVVSVALVGVMKIRQKEQEKEEKRNKFIDIKLRVSYDVLGEYQSDKAETETKLEKTQTELKALIEEANMAQAKADKAKGEVDICQGGQKLAKDGLGSLETEINNLKAEHDKEKTSWTTQLETQKQQLAARSTVCNFLKADSHVASNLCGVIEAPKPEAPKAEAPKPEAPKAEAPKPEAPKAEAPKPEAPKAEAPKKR is encoded by the exons ATGAAGGTACAGTTTCTGATACCTGTGGCATTAGTCGTGTCTGTCGCTTTGGTTGGGGTCATGAAAATACGGCAAAAAGAGCAGGAGAAGGAGGAAAAACGGAACAAGTTTATAGACATCAAGCTGCGGGTGTCCTACGATGTGCTGGGAGAGTATCAGAGCGATAAGGCAGAGACGGAGACCAAGCTGGAGAAGACCCAAACTGAGCTGAAAGCGCTGATAGAGGAAGCGAACATGGCCCAGGCCAAAGCCGATAAGGCGAAGGGTGAAGTGGACATCTGCCAGGGAGGCCAG AAATTGGCAAAAGATGGGCTGGGATCATTagagacagaaataaataatcTCAAAG CTGAACATGATAAGGAGAAGACCAGCTGGACAACACAACTggaaacacagaaacagcaactaGCAGCACGGAGCacagtgtgtaactttttgaaagCAGACTCACATGTAGCAAG CAATCTGTGTGGAGTGATTGAG gcacctaaaCCAGAAGCACCTAAAGCAGAGGCCCCTAAACCAGAAGCACCTAAAGCAGAGGCCCCTAAACCAGAAGCACCTAAAGCAGAGGCCCCTAAACCAGAAGCACCTAAAGCAGAGGCTCCCAAGAAGAGATGA
- the zgc:174935 gene encoding neurofilament medium polypeptide isoform X1 — protein MKVQFLIPVALVVSVALVGVMKIRQKEQEKEEKRNKFIDIKLRVSYDVLGEYQSDKAETETKLEKTQTELKALIEEANMAQAKADKAKGEVDICQGGQKLAKDGLGSLETEINNLKAEHDKEKTSWTTQLETQKQQLAARSTVCNFLKADSHVASNLCGVIEAPKPEAPKAEAPKPEAPKAEAPKPEAPKAEAPKPEAPKAEAPKPEAPKAEAPKPEAPKAEAPKPEAPKAEAPKKR, from the exons ATGAAGGTACAGTTTCTGATACCTGTGGCATTAGTCGTGTCTGTCGCTTTGGTTGGGGTCATGAAAATACGGCAAAAAGAGCAGGAGAAGGAGGAAAAACGGAACAAGTTTATAGACATCAAGCTGCGGGTGTCCTACGATGTGCTGGGAGAGTATCAGAGCGATAAGGCAGAGACGGAGACCAAGCTGGAGAAGACCCAAACTGAGCTGAAAGCGCTGATAGAGGAAGCGAACATGGCCCAGGCCAAAGCCGATAAGGCGAAGGGTGAAGTGGACATCTGCCAGGGAGGCCAG AAATTGGCAAAAGATGGGCTGGGATCATTagagacagaaataaataatcTCAAAG CTGAACATGATAAGGAGAAGACCAGCTGGACAACACAACTggaaacacagaaacagcaactaGCAGCACGGAGCacagtgtgtaactttttgaaagCAGACTCACATGTAGCAAG CAATCTGTGTGGAGTGATTGAGGCCCCTAAACCAGAAGCACCtaaagcagaggcacctaaaCCAGAAGCACCtaaagcagaggcacctaaaCCAGAAGCACCtaaagcagaggcacctaaaCCAGAAGCACCTAAAGCAGAGGCCCCTAAACCAGAAGCACCTAAAGCAGAGGCCCCTAAACCAGAAGCACCTAAAGCAGAGGCCCCTAAACCAGAAGCACCTAAAGCAGAGGCTCCCAAGAAGAGATGA
- the si:ch1073-70f20.1 gene encoding prostate-associated microseminoprotein: MANTAGGVLLAILFLSASVPCFSVYNSGECFFNTKGSCEHMGQVYGIGESWITNDCYQCVCMEPFGVGCCDHGSKPVDYPDWCEIIRKPDSCTSVAVMRVNHKLPCLWGRGRLRPASGKPWNSDNDPLF, from the exons ATGGCCAACACAGCAGGAGGAGTGCTTTTGGCTATACTGTTCCTGAGTGCCAGTGTACCATGTTTCTCTGTGTATAACAGTGGCGAGTGCTTCTTTAACACTAAAG GGAGCTGTGAACACATGGGACAGGTGTACGGGATAGGAGAGAGCTGGATAACCAATGACTGTTACCAGTGTGTCTGCATGGAGCCTTTTGGTGTAGGATGTTGTGACca TGGATCTAAACCTGTGGACTATCCAGACTGGTGCGAGATCATCCGTAAACCTGACTCTTGTACGAGTGTTGCAGTGATGAGAGTAAATCACAAACTACCCTGCCTCTGGGGACGAGGCCGTCTCAGACCAGCTTCAGGCAAACCGTGGAATTCTGACAATGATCCTTTATTTTGA
- the nbn gene encoding nibrin isoform X2 has product MWILTPLEAGGETHYLLSSKEYVVGRKNCDILLPNDQSISRAHAHLTATDHSLTLKDTSKYGSFVNNQRLTENTSVNLKSGDNVTFGVFYSKFSVDHQKPVVCSSCLDNDGKASLSQALLVLGGKLVNSWTQDCTHLAMQSAKVTIKTISALLCCRPIVKPEFFLELSKAAQQKLPPPKAESFIPEIDEPSLRREDVNLGVIPIRKQLFTGKTFIFLSAKQLKRLSAAVSFGGGRSQLLEEGSLPRDQLESPQSCVIDVTTGSSQILLPSSTTEWANSVNNIVKRKGLRVITESEIGLATIYASCDMYCNPSSLTPDSDSAPKLGPRIPSASLSQSVAVDETVLPAASQNITAYAVNTEPSQGTELCKGTGVTAVGETPENKQNHNSSQLRGSKPVASLKTTTQCIVADTMSSSFNTVENTASQRKKPESKPTGAGSSCIRSQPSLPKASGGMKTFLQKQSPQKQKLSAQASPQKQSALTSFFKTVNKKRPLEDELSAVMSEPKRPVLESAISMQAPNSSATSKETYSRSDRVPAAASQNPLGSAADLFVGQSDRVSHTVQEEPQSRKRKEMEAEIQMDELESLMSEDMDFFDEQPASNQGQHAQLTMHSSTEKKQGLNTLEAPSSSKRQRLPPEENGKNQRPQVGLEKESGSHKNQTSEQRIVSIKTEQVHPSEYRTTNHGSSKPAEVSSASTSQDIQPFDDDEASFIEDLELLNVDICQPKEETKTPPKPVTIKQEVQESKIDDDLPKKLVLVEFRSLTVTAPPKTKPPRMQSNDSAKNFKCFRKICAPGAMGSSHIIGGSDLLVHNRGKHSDLDEWLKDAAEEERQSRRDESVGDDLFRYNPTKLTRRR; this is encoded by the exons ATGTGGATACTGACACCCCTGGAGGCTGGAG GTGAGACCCACTATCTCCTCTCCAGTAAAGAGTATGTGGTGGGGCGCAAGAACTGTGACATCCTCCTACCCAACGACCAGTCCATCAGCAGGGCTCACGCGCATCTGACTGCTACTGACCAC TCCCTGACTCTAAAAGACACCTCCAAGTACGGTTCATTTGTCAACAACCAGCGCTTGACAGAGAACACATCAGTGAACCTGAAGTCAGGAGACAATGTCACATTTGGGGTTTTTTACAGCAAATTCAG TGTGGACCATCAGAAGCCAGTGGTGTGTTCGTCATGTTTGGACAATGATGGCAAGGCGTCGCTCTCTCAGGCCCTGCTGGTTTTGGGGGGAAAGCTGGTCAACAGCTGGACTCAGGACTGCACCCACCTGGCCATGCAGTCTGCTAAAGTCACCATCAAG ACTATTTCTGCTCTGCTGTGCTGTCGTCCCATCGTGAAGCCAGAGTTTTTCTTAGAGCTCAGCAAAGCCGCTCAGCAAAAATTACCCCCTCCTAAAGCCGAGAG TTTCATCCCTGAGATTGATGAGCCCAGCTTGAGAAGAGAGGATGTTAACCTTGGAGTAATTCCAATTCGCAAACAGCTTTTCACCGGGAAGACCTTCATATTCCTCAGTGCCAAACAA CTCAAGCGCCTGAGTGCAGCAGTGAGTTTTGGAGGTGGCCGGAGCCAGCTACTGGAGGAGGGCTCTCTGCCCAGGGACCAGCTGGagtctccacagagctgtgtgaTCGATGTCACGACAGGCAGCTCCCAAATTCTGCTTCCTTCCTCTACTACAGAGTGGGCAAACTCTGTGAACAACATTGTTAAAAG AAAAGGCCTCAGAGTCATCACAGAGTCTGAAATTGGTTTGGCTACCATCTATGCTTCCTGTGACATGTACTGCAATCCATCCAGTCTAACACCAGACTCAG ATTCAGCACCAAAATTGGGACCCAGAATCCCAAGTGCTTCGCTATCACAGAGCGTGGCGGTGGATGAGACTGTGTTACCTGCAGCATCTCAGAACATCACAGCGTATGCAGTTAACACAGAGCCATCACAAGG GACAGAGTTATGTAAAGGAACAGGGGTGACAGCCGTGGGGGAGACTCCTGAGAACAAGCAAAACCATAACAGCAGTCAGCTCCGTGGATCCAAACCCGTAGCATCTCTGAAGACGACCACTCAGTGCATCGTGGCTGATACAATGAGCTCCTCGTTCAACACTGTAGAGAACACGGCCTCACAGAGGAAGAAGCCTGAGTCCAAACCGACAG GTGCAGGCAGTAGTTGCATTAGGTCCCAGCCATCCCTTCCCAAGGCCAGCGGTGGCATGAAGACATTCCTACAGAAGCAGTCTCCTCAGAAACAAAAACTCTCTGCACAAGCTTCCCCACAGAAACAATCAGCTCTGACCAGTTTCTTTAAAACAGTCAACAAGAAGAG GCCTTTGGAGGATGAGCTCTCCGCTGTCATGTCAGAGCCAAAACGGCCTGTACTGGAATCAGCCATCAGCATGCAGGCACCAAACTCTTCAGCCACGTCTAAAGAAACCTACTCACGCTCAGACAGAGTCCCTGCAGCAGCATCCCAAAATCCACTGGGGTCCGCAGCTGATCTTTTTGTAGGGCAGTCAGACAGGGTCTCCCACACTGTCCAGGAAGAGCCACAGAGTagaaagaggaaggagatgGAGGCAGAGATACAGATGGATGAACTGGAGTCTCTTATGTCTGAGGATATGGACTTCTTTGATGAGCAACCTGCAAGTAATCAAGGCCAGCATGCACAGCTAACAATGCACAGTTCAACTGAAAAGAAACAAGGATTAAATACTTTGGAGGCTCCGTCTTCAAGCAAGAGGCAACGGCTCCCCCCAGAAGAAAATGGAAAGAACCAGAGGCCACAGGTGGGCCTGGAAAAAGAGTCAGGTTCCCATAAGAACCAAACATCAGAACAGCGTATTGTCTCCATCAAGACAGAGCAGGTTCATCCTTCAGAATACAGGACAACTAATCATGGGTCCAGCAAACCTGCAGAGGTGTCATCTGCCAGTACAAGTCAAGACATACAGCCTTTTGACGATGACGAGGCGTCTTTCATTGAG GATTTAGAACTACTCAATGTTGATATTTGCCAGCCTAAAGAAGAGACTAAGACCCCTCCGAAACCCGTTACAATCAAACAGGAGGTCCAA GAGTCAAAGATTGATGATGACCTTCCTAAAAAGCTGGTGTTGGTGGAGTTTAGATCTCTCACTGTGACTGCGCCTCCCAAAACCAAACCACCGAGGATGCAGAGCAACGACTCCGCAAAGAACTTTAAATGTTTCCGCAAG ATCTGTGCGCCAGGTGCCATGGGCTCATCCCACATCATCGGAGGATCTGATCTACTGGTTCACAACAGGGGCAAACACTCTGACCTGGATGAATGGCTGAAAGATGCAGCAGAG gaAGAGCGTCAGAGCAGACGGGACGAGAGTGTTGGAGATGACCTCTTTAG gtACAATCCCACCAAACTAACCAGGAGAAGATGA
- the nbn gene encoding nibrin isoform X1, which translates to MWILTPLEAGGETHYLLSSKEYVVGRKNCDILLPNDQSISRAHAHLTATDHSLTLKDTSKYGSFVNNQRLTENTSVNLKSGDNVTFGVFYSKFSVDHQKPVVCSSCLDNDGKASLSQALLVLGGKLVNSWTQDCTHLAMQSAKVTIKTISALLCCRPIVKPEFFLELSKAAQQKLPPPKAESFIPEIDEPSLRREDVNLGVIPIRKQLFTGKTFIFLSAKQLKRLSAAVSFGGGRSQLLEEGSLPRDQLESPQSCVIDVTTGSSQILLPSSTTEWANSVNNIVKRKGLRVITESEIGLATIYASCDMYCNPSSLTPDSDSAPKLGPRIPSASLSQSVAVDETVLPAASQNITAYAVNTEPSQGTELCKGTGVTAVGETPENKQNHNSSQLRGSKPVASLKTTTQCIVADTMSSSFNTVENTASQRKKPESKPTVSGAGSSCIRSQPSLPKASGGMKTFLQKQSPQKQKLSAQASPQKQSALTSFFKTVNKKRPLEDELSAVMSEPKRPVLESAISMQAPNSSATSKETYSRSDRVPAAASQNPLGSAADLFVGQSDRVSHTVQEEPQSRKRKEMEAEIQMDELESLMSEDMDFFDEQPASNQGQHAQLTMHSSTEKKQGLNTLEAPSSSKRQRLPPEENGKNQRPQVGLEKESGSHKNQTSEQRIVSIKTEQVHPSEYRTTNHGSSKPAEVSSASTSQDIQPFDDDEASFIEDLELLNVDICQPKEETKTPPKPVTIKQEVQESKIDDDLPKKLVLVEFRSLTVTAPPKTKPPRMQSNDSAKNFKCFRKICAPGAMGSSHIIGGSDLLVHNRGKHSDLDEWLKDAAEEERQSRRDESVGDDLFRYNPTKLTRRR; encoded by the exons ATGTGGATACTGACACCCCTGGAGGCTGGAG GTGAGACCCACTATCTCCTCTCCAGTAAAGAGTATGTGGTGGGGCGCAAGAACTGTGACATCCTCCTACCCAACGACCAGTCCATCAGCAGGGCTCACGCGCATCTGACTGCTACTGACCAC TCCCTGACTCTAAAAGACACCTCCAAGTACGGTTCATTTGTCAACAACCAGCGCTTGACAGAGAACACATCAGTGAACCTGAAGTCAGGAGACAATGTCACATTTGGGGTTTTTTACAGCAAATTCAG TGTGGACCATCAGAAGCCAGTGGTGTGTTCGTCATGTTTGGACAATGATGGCAAGGCGTCGCTCTCTCAGGCCCTGCTGGTTTTGGGGGGAAAGCTGGTCAACAGCTGGACTCAGGACTGCACCCACCTGGCCATGCAGTCTGCTAAAGTCACCATCAAG ACTATTTCTGCTCTGCTGTGCTGTCGTCCCATCGTGAAGCCAGAGTTTTTCTTAGAGCTCAGCAAAGCCGCTCAGCAAAAATTACCCCCTCCTAAAGCCGAGAG TTTCATCCCTGAGATTGATGAGCCCAGCTTGAGAAGAGAGGATGTTAACCTTGGAGTAATTCCAATTCGCAAACAGCTTTTCACCGGGAAGACCTTCATATTCCTCAGTGCCAAACAA CTCAAGCGCCTGAGTGCAGCAGTGAGTTTTGGAGGTGGCCGGAGCCAGCTACTGGAGGAGGGCTCTCTGCCCAGGGACCAGCTGGagtctccacagagctgtgtgaTCGATGTCACGACAGGCAGCTCCCAAATTCTGCTTCCTTCCTCTACTACAGAGTGGGCAAACTCTGTGAACAACATTGTTAAAAG AAAAGGCCTCAGAGTCATCACAGAGTCTGAAATTGGTTTGGCTACCATCTATGCTTCCTGTGACATGTACTGCAATCCATCCAGTCTAACACCAGACTCAG ATTCAGCACCAAAATTGGGACCCAGAATCCCAAGTGCTTCGCTATCACAGAGCGTGGCGGTGGATGAGACTGTGTTACCTGCAGCATCTCAGAACATCACAGCGTATGCAGTTAACACAGAGCCATCACAAGG GACAGAGTTATGTAAAGGAACAGGGGTGACAGCCGTGGGGGAGACTCCTGAGAACAAGCAAAACCATAACAGCAGTCAGCTCCGTGGATCCAAACCCGTAGCATCTCTGAAGACGACCACTCAGTGCATCGTGGCTGATACAATGAGCTCCTCGTTCAACACTGTAGAGAACACGGCCTCACAGAGGAAGAAGCCTGAGTCCAAACCGACAG TTTCAGGTGCAGGCAGTAGTTGCATTAGGTCCCAGCCATCCCTTCCCAAGGCCAGCGGTGGCATGAAGACATTCCTACAGAAGCAGTCTCCTCAGAAACAAAAACTCTCTGCACAAGCTTCCCCACAGAAACAATCAGCTCTGACCAGTTTCTTTAAAACAGTCAACAAGAAGAG GCCTTTGGAGGATGAGCTCTCCGCTGTCATGTCAGAGCCAAAACGGCCTGTACTGGAATCAGCCATCAGCATGCAGGCACCAAACTCTTCAGCCACGTCTAAAGAAACCTACTCACGCTCAGACAGAGTCCCTGCAGCAGCATCCCAAAATCCACTGGGGTCCGCAGCTGATCTTTTTGTAGGGCAGTCAGACAGGGTCTCCCACACTGTCCAGGAAGAGCCACAGAGTagaaagaggaaggagatgGAGGCAGAGATACAGATGGATGAACTGGAGTCTCTTATGTCTGAGGATATGGACTTCTTTGATGAGCAACCTGCAAGTAATCAAGGCCAGCATGCACAGCTAACAATGCACAGTTCAACTGAAAAGAAACAAGGATTAAATACTTTGGAGGCTCCGTCTTCAAGCAAGAGGCAACGGCTCCCCCCAGAAGAAAATGGAAAGAACCAGAGGCCACAGGTGGGCCTGGAAAAAGAGTCAGGTTCCCATAAGAACCAAACATCAGAACAGCGTATTGTCTCCATCAAGACAGAGCAGGTTCATCCTTCAGAATACAGGACAACTAATCATGGGTCCAGCAAACCTGCAGAGGTGTCATCTGCCAGTACAAGTCAAGACATACAGCCTTTTGACGATGACGAGGCGTCTTTCATTGAG GATTTAGAACTACTCAATGTTGATATTTGCCAGCCTAAAGAAGAGACTAAGACCCCTCCGAAACCCGTTACAATCAAACAGGAGGTCCAA GAGTCAAAGATTGATGATGACCTTCCTAAAAAGCTGGTGTTGGTGGAGTTTAGATCTCTCACTGTGACTGCGCCTCCCAAAACCAAACCACCGAGGATGCAGAGCAACGACTCCGCAAAGAACTTTAAATGTTTCCGCAAG ATCTGTGCGCCAGGTGCCATGGGCTCATCCCACATCATCGGAGGATCTGATCTACTGGTTCACAACAGGGGCAAACACTCTGACCTGGATGAATGGCTGAAAGATGCAGCAGAG gaAGAGCGTCAGAGCAGACGGGACGAGAGTGTTGGAGATGACCTCTTTAG gtACAATCCCACCAAACTAACCAGGAGAAGATGA